A genomic segment from Desulfurella amilsii encodes:
- the ppk2 gene encoding polyphosphate kinase 2 has translation MSKEKENEKQELCKLWIELVKFQNTLIKKEEKVLLILEGRDSAGKDGMIRTITRHLSPRETRVFAVSKPTDKEAKEWYFQRFVPHLPAPCEFVLFNRSWYNRAGVERVMGFCTKKEYEQFYEDVIYFENLLLNAGIKMFKFYLDIDKKEQEKRLESRKKDPLKQWKESPVDDAAIKHFDDYTQSRNEMFERTHTPQSPWVIVNANDKHKARLNLIKYFLLNVDYKEKNEKILNVDPNIVVVYNKNFFIK, from the coding sequence ATGTCAAAAGAAAAAGAAAATGAGAAGCAGGAATTGTGTAAGCTCTGGATAGAGCTTGTGAAATTTCAAAATACACTCATAAAAAAAGAAGAAAAAGTGCTATTAATACTAGAAGGTAGGGATTCAGCGGGCAAAGATGGTATGATAAGAACGATAACAAGGCATTTAAGTCCTAGAGAAACACGTGTATTTGCTGTTTCAAAGCCAACAGATAAAGAAGCAAAAGAATGGTATTTCCAGCGCTTTGTACCGCACTTGCCTGCGCCGTGCGAGTTTGTTTTGTTTAACAGGAGTTGGTACAATAGAGCTGGCGTTGAACGTGTAATGGGTTTTTGTACAAAAAAAGAGTATGAGCAATTCTATGAAGATGTAATATATTTTGAAAATTTGCTGCTTAATGCTGGTATAAAGATGTTTAAATTCTACCTGGATATTGATAAAAAAGAACAGGAAAAAAGGCTTGAATCGAGAAAAAAAGATCCGCTTAAACAGTGGAAAGAAAGCCCCGTTGATGATGCAGCGATAAAACATTTTGATGATTATACGCAAAGCAGGAATGAGATGTTTGAGCGCACACATACTCCACAATCGCCATGGGTAATAGTAAATGCAAATGATAAGCATAAAGCACGATTAAATTTAATTAAATATTTTCTTCTTAATGTTGACTACAAAGAAAAAAATGAAAAGATTCTCAATGTAGACCCTAACATAGTTGTTGTTTACAATAAAAATTTTTTTATCAAATAA
- a CDS encoding sensor histidine kinase: protein MNKYIQKFINDIILLHTLLVFVMLIFFDSLLSYQRYLDLQKNSEGLAKRVIENIELSIKTTGIYQSKPQDIFYLIIDTKNKVMSANVSINKEIIDKIIKSKEENFQYSGLSFRKISFEDATLGHIQIIAAYSLYDIYKNIAYFFGLLLIISFFIVALYHRISYVLSQKRSVPLLSLYRTTEEFLDTVAHEVLTPLSYISLISEDTRVKNSIDRIKNILNGVLEIKKFDVTKNQDRSEIDTKMVIKTILQELDFALKSKKIEPQLNLDEAKIITHQNIFYILLRNLIDNGVKYNIEGGFLKIESRLIGKYYHFKIENSYQPSDMDLNFQTLQFGRSLGLYLIYKTLNILNGDIDIATTKDIFKATIKLPIKNFN from the coding sequence ATGAATAAATACATACAAAAGTTTATAAACGACATCATACTACTCCACACACTGTTGGTATTTGTTATGCTTATTTTTTTTGATAGCCTTTTGTCTTATCAAAGGTACTTAGATCTTCAAAAAAACAGTGAAGGTTTGGCTAAAAGAGTCATTGAAAACATTGAACTTTCTATAAAAACAACGGGCATCTACCAGAGCAAGCCTCAAGATATTTTTTACCTAATCATTGACACCAAAAATAAAGTAATGAGTGCAAACGTAAGTATAAACAAAGAAATAATTGATAAAATTATAAAATCAAAAGAAGAAAATTTTCAATACAGTGGTCTTTCTTTCAGGAAAATAAGTTTTGAAGACGCCACGCTTGGCCATATTCAAATTATCGCTGCATATTCTCTATATGATATTTACAAAAATATTGCTTATTTTTTTGGGCTATTATTAATAATATCATTTTTTATTGTAGCGCTATACCATAGAATTAGCTATGTATTATCTCAAAAAAGGTCTGTACCGCTTTTATCGCTATACCGCACAACGGAAGAATTTTTAGACACTGTAGCACATGAAGTTCTAACACCACTTTCCTACATAAGTTTGATTAGCGAGGACACTCGTGTCAAAAATAGCATTGATCGCATAAAGAACATACTAAACGGGGTACTAGAAATCAAAAAATTTGATGTGACAAAAAACCAGGACAGAAGCGAAATAGACACAAAAATGGTAATAAAAACGATCTTGCAAGAATTAGATTTTGCTTTAAAATCAAAAAAAATAGAACCTCAACTAAACCTTGATGAGGCAAAAATTATCACACACCAAAATATTTTTTATATTCTTTTGCGCAATTTAATAGATAATGGCGTAAAATACAATATCGAAGGGGGCTTTCTAAAAATAGAGTCCCGCCTTATTGGCAAATACTACCACTTTAAAATAGAAAATTCATACCAGCCAAGTGATATGGACTTGAATTTTCAAACGCTCCAGTTTGGCAGGAGCCTTGGGCTTTACTTGATCTATAAAACGCTAAACATACTAAATGGAGATATAGACATTGCAACAACAAAAGATATATTCAAAGCAACCATAAAATTACCGATCAAAAACTTCAATTAA
- a CDS encoding ComEA family DNA-binding protein, which translates to MKQVVGIFLSIIFAFGIAFAQGEKLNINIASQQALSHLSGIGPKTAKKIIDYRNAHGFFNNVEEIKNVSGIGEKKFEKLKDYITTTGGVVEIKKNTRKKF; encoded by the coding sequence ATGAAACAGGTTGTAGGCATATTTTTAAGTATTATTTTTGCTTTTGGCATAGCATTTGCACAAGGTGAAAAGCTAAATATCAACATTGCAAGCCAACAAGCGCTATCACACCTGTCAGGTATAGGTCCAAAAACGGCAAAAAAGATCATTGACTACAGAAACGCTCACGGCTTTTTTAACAATGTAGAAGAAATAAAAAACGTCTCAGGCATAGGCGAAAAAAAATTTGAGAAACTAAAAGACTACATAACGACAACAGGTGGCGTAGTTGAAATTAAAAAAAATACTCGTAAAAAATTTTAG
- a CDS encoding response regulator transcription factor: MKILLLEDDKTLGEALKELLEQNNFETQWVETIEDFILFAKARPFDLFIMDRAIKNKDSLYTLKELRKTISTPAIFLTVKSSLSDKLEGFEAQIDDYITKPFYKEEFLARIKTILSRNTPKGIIKVGNIEIDTQKHKVFVDSKPVENLTQKEFMLLEYLMRNKNKVIKTDNLIDYIWNEEGSVETLKSHIYSLRKKLSDKNLIKTVKGYGYKIEE; the protein is encoded by the coding sequence ATGAAAATCCTGCTGTTGGAAGATGACAAAACGCTCGGAGAAGCATTAAAGGAGTTATTAGAACAAAATAATTTTGAAACACAATGGGTGGAAACTATAGAAGATTTTATTTTGTTCGCAAAAGCGCGCCCTTTTGATTTATTTATCATGGATAGAGCCATTAAAAATAAAGATTCTCTGTATACGCTTAAAGAACTCAGAAAAACAATATCAACACCTGCTATTTTTTTAACTGTAAAAAGTTCTCTAAGCGACAAATTAGAAGGATTTGAAGCTCAAATTGATGATTACATTACTAAACCATTTTACAAAGAAGAATTTCTAGCAAGAATAAAAACCATTTTGAGTAGAAATACGCCAAAAGGTATAATAAAGGTTGGGAATATTGAAATAGATACGCAAAAACATAAGGTTTTTGTAGATTCAAAACCCGTGGAAAATCTAACTCAAAAAGAATTTATGCTTCTTGAGTATCTAATGCGAAATAAAAATAAAGTAATAAAGACAGATAATTTAATAGACTATATATGGAACGAAGAGGGCAGCGTAGAAACCTTAAAATCCCACATCTACAGCTTAAGAAAAAAACTCTCAGACAAAAACTTGATAAAGACCGTCAAAGGATACGGCTACAAAATAGAGGAATGA
- a CDS encoding ArsS family sensor histidine kinase, whose product MNKNSILFKLNLIFILTFVVSGALFLFVYFTLQKQSNFEFIRKSMLLVRTHNLNTYAKSENISLIENPKEIEQILKDSKVILKKEMPAGMQNWALLKFKSHTYLFMQMPNQTLLIKKEQRFGAPSFILILWAVFVASILFLYISILKSIYPIKVLRKKIEEFKKGNLNINFELKRKDEVGFLAKEFQEAIDNLKKSAELRQWFLRNVAHELKTPIAKGMIASELLNDENRKQNFLRIFKRLDVLINELLSIEQIAAKNIEDSAQCYRFSQILESAKKLLFLEDEKIKYTPDVNYTLKVDIDFFAIAIKNLIDNGIKFSSNKSISIYEKDKKIIFSNLGEKPHIDSDKMFEPFSKETSPKNKEGMGLGLYVTRYILDKHKIKITYNYENGENIFTLHIKQILCDN is encoded by the coding sequence ATGAACAAAAATTCCATCTTATTTAAATTAAATTTAATTTTTATTTTAACTTTTGTCGTGTCAGGTGCACTTTTTTTGTTCGTATATTTTACGCTACAAAAACAATCCAACTTTGAATTTATAAGAAAAAGCATGTTGCTTGTAAGGACACACAACTTAAACACATACGCAAAATCAGAAAACATAAGCCTCATTGAAAACCCCAAAGAAATAGAACAAATCTTAAAAGACTCTAAGGTGATACTAAAAAAAGAAATGCCCGCTGGTATGCAAAATTGGGCTTTGCTTAAATTTAAATCCCACACTTACCTCTTTATGCAAATGCCAAATCAAACCTTGCTTATCAAAAAAGAACAAAGGTTTGGAGCACCAAGTTTTATACTTATTTTATGGGCGGTTTTTGTAGCAAGTATTTTGTTTTTATACATAAGCATTTTAAAATCTATATATCCCATAAAAGTACTGAGAAAAAAAATTGAAGAATTTAAAAAAGGTAATTTAAATATAAATTTTGAGCTAAAAAGAAAAGATGAGGTGGGATTCCTTGCAAAAGAATTTCAAGAGGCTATAGATAATTTAAAAAAAAGTGCAGAGTTAAGACAGTGGTTTTTGCGCAATGTAGCACATGAATTAAAAACACCCATTGCAAAAGGTATGATAGCAAGCGAACTATTAAATGACGAAAATAGAAAGCAAAATTTCTTAAGAATTTTTAAAAGACTCGATGTGCTTATAAATGAATTGCTTTCTATCGAACAAATTGCAGCAAAAAATATAGAAGATTCCGCACAGTGCTATAGGTTTTCTCAAATATTAGAATCAGCAAAAAAACTACTGTTCTTAGAAGATGAAAAAATCAAATATACCCCAGATGTGAATTATACCTTAAAAGTTGACATAGATTTTTTTGCTATAGCAATAAAAAACTTAATAGATAACGGCATAAAATTTTCTTCTAATAAATCGATTAGCATCTACGAAAAAGACAAAAAAATAATCTTTTCGAACTTAGGCGAAAAACCTCATATTGACTCTGATAAAATGTTTGAGCCATTTTCAAAGGAAACGTCGCCAAAAAACAAAGAAGGCATGGGGCTTGGATTGTATGTTACAAGGTACATTTTAGATAAGCACAAAATTAAAATTACATACAACTACGAAAATGGCGAAAATATTTTTACTTTACACATAAAGCAGATATTGTGCGATAATTAA
- a CDS encoding HU family DNA-binding protein, with translation MTKAELIEKVAAVTQLKKADVKKVVDTAIEETMNSIAEGGKVSLTGFGAFYLSQRKERSGRNPRTGEKITIKGFNLPAFKVGKVFKELANK, from the coding sequence ATGACTAAGGCTGAGTTGATTGAGAAAGTAGCTGCTGTTACCCAGTTAAAAAAGGCTGATGTAAAAAAAGTGGTTGATACTGCTATTGAAGAAACCATGAATTCAATTGCAGAGGGTGGCAAAGTTAGTTTAACTGGTTTTGGTGCATTTTATTTGAGTCAGAGAAAAGAACGCTCGGGTAGAAATCCGCGCACGGGTGAGAAAATTACTATTAAGGGTTTTAACTTACCAGCTTTTAAAGTAGGAAAAGTTTTTAAAGAATTGGCCAACAAGTAA
- a CDS encoding competence/damage-inducible protein A, whose amino-acid sequence MQSSVFGIGKELISAQIKDNNVYYMVKKLSEIGIENRFVVFLDDDLNDIAQVVDYFINKTQLIITTGGLGPTFDDLTLQALALAVGEELVLNKECLSDIEFFYEKLYDAGKITDKNLNVNRQKMAYVPKNSVLLKNKVGAACGVYLKKNDLHIFCLPGVPNEMQAMFEDEVEPILKSIIEPVFAQSQIIECNINDESLLAFVSLATVEKTGVYVKTLPIGFSSDTMHVRFTAKAPTKEEAKKKLEEAIAFFENRLSRL is encoded by the coding sequence ATGCAAAGTTCGGTTTTTGGCATAGGAAAAGAGCTAATATCAGCTCAGATAAAAGACAACAATGTTTACTATATGGTAAAGAAACTTAGTGAAATAGGCATTGAGAATAGGTTTGTTGTTTTTTTAGATGATGATTTAAACGATATTGCTCAAGTAGTAGACTATTTTATAAATAAAACGCAACTGATTATAACAACAGGTGGACTTGGACCAACATTTGATGATTTAACGCTTCAAGCTTTGGCTTTAGCAGTAGGTGAAGAGTTAGTTTTAAACAAAGAGTGCTTGTCTGATATAGAATTTTTTTACGAAAAGTTATACGATGCAGGTAAGATTACAGATAAAAATTTAAATGTAAATAGGCAAAAAATGGCTTATGTACCAAAAAACTCTGTATTGCTAAAAAATAAGGTAGGCGCTGCCTGTGGTGTATATTTAAAAAAGAATGACTTGCATATTTTTTGTTTACCTGGTGTGCCAAACGAGATGCAAGCTATGTTTGAAGATGAAGTGGAGCCTATTTTAAAGTCTATTATTGAGCCTGTTTTTGCACAATCTCAAATAATTGAATGCAATATAAATGATGAAAGCTTGCTTGCTTTTGTTTCTTTGGCAACGGTAGAAAAAACTGGTGTATATGTAAAAACCTTACCCATTGGTTTTTCATCAGACACGATGCATGTAAGGTTTACCGCAAAAGCTCCCACCAAAGAAGAAGCTAAAAAAAAATTAGAAGAAGCTATAGCTTTTTTTGAAAATAGGTTATCTAGACTTTAG
- a CDS encoding dihydrolipoyl dehydrogenase family protein — protein MKIYDLIVIGMGPAGMAASAMASALDLEVLAVEENKVGGECLNCGCMPSKALLKTAQVNQISHNLEKFGIRSSIFTDPDESLDIVRQKISRISGKKLMQAFVRVKLIINQGNAEFVDSHSVKVGENIYRAKKIFIATGTAPFIPSIEGLDKVDESLKLTNMNLFIQKSMPKSLTIIGGGAIGCEMAQSFARLGSSVNVVHIDEHLLPFADAQTALVLEERFKKENIKVFNKTPIKRVFQKDNKVFVDTDSHIFESEKILIATGRKPNLEALKLDKIGIKYNKKGIIVDKALRTNIKHIYAIGDCNGISNFSHSAMHQGMIALMNAINPMPFKIHYDKYLIPWSVFTTPEVANVGLTEKEAVEKGLKVIVIKKDYESYGRAIVDGATEGFIKIITNKKGKIFGVTIVGESASEIIHEWILAIQFKLSMFDILMTQHSFPTISMLNKMASEDWMMGKLQESTTLKKIARALFKL, from the coding sequence TTGAAAATCTATGATCTTATTGTTATAGGTATGGGCCCAGCGGGTATGGCCGCATCTGCTATGGCAAGCGCTTTGGATTTGGAAGTGCTTGCTGTTGAAGAAAACAAAGTGGGTGGGGAGTGCCTAAATTGTGGTTGTATGCCAAGTAAAGCTTTATTAAAAACCGCTCAGGTAAATCAAATTTCACATAATTTAGAAAAATTTGGCATTCGTTCAAGTATTTTTACTGACCCTGACGAATCGCTGGATATCGTAAGACAAAAAATTAGCCGCATAAGCGGCAAAAAACTCATGCAGGCTTTTGTTAGGGTAAAACTTATTATCAATCAAGGTAATGCCGAATTTGTAGACTCACATTCAGTAAAGGTGGGCGAAAATATATATAGAGCAAAAAAGATTTTCATAGCCACAGGTACAGCACCTTTTATACCGAGTATTGAAGGGTTGGACAAGGTTGATGAATCATTGAAGCTGACAAACATGAATTTGTTTATACAAAAAAGCATGCCTAAAAGTCTTACAATCATTGGAGGAGGAGCTATCGGGTGTGAGATGGCTCAAAGTTTTGCAAGGCTTGGAAGCAGCGTAAACGTTGTACATATAGATGAGCATCTTTTACCATTTGCAGATGCTCAAACAGCTTTGGTTTTGGAAGAAAGATTCAAAAAAGAAAATATAAAAGTTTTTAACAAAACACCCATTAAACGCGTATTCCAAAAAGACAATAAAGTATTTGTGGACACCGATTCACACATATTTGAAAGCGAAAAAATATTGATTGCAACAGGCAGAAAGCCCAATTTAGAAGCGTTGAAATTAGACAAAATAGGCATAAAATACAACAAAAAAGGCATAATTGTGGATAAAGCATTAAGGACAAATATAAAGCATATCTATGCGATTGGTGATTGCAATGGTATATCAAATTTTTCGCACTCTGCTATGCACCAAGGTATGATTGCTCTAATGAATGCGATAAATCCAATGCCTTTTAAAATTCACTACGATAAATATTTGATACCGTGGTCTGTATTTACAACACCAGAGGTAGCCAATGTTGGTTTAACTGAAAAAGAGGCTGTCGAAAAAGGACTCAAGGTTATCGTGATTAAAAAGGATTATGAAAGTTACGGCAGGGCAATTGTAGATGGGGCAACAGAAGGTTTTATAAAAATTATAACAAATAAAAAAGGTAAGATTTTTGGCGTAACAATAGTAGGCGAGAGTGCAAGTGAGATTATACATGAGTGGATTTTGGCTATTCAATTTAAATTATCAATGTTTGACATTCTCATGACTCAGCATTCTTTTCCAACAATTTCCATGTTGAATAAAATGGCTAGCGAAGACTGGATGATGGGTAAGCTCCAAGAGAGCACAACGCTAAAAAAGATTGCAAGAGCTCTATTTAAATTGTAG
- a CDS encoding response regulator transcription factor, producing the protein MINILMIEDDTELAELLKEYLAKFNMKITNFESPTKGLQALEKTHYDLLILDLSLPELDGIDVCKKIAKNAIDIPIIISSARSDYSDKVLALEIAADDYLAKPYNPRELVARIQALLRRVKKQKNQKNAKSDFYIDENEMTIMHKGSKLNLTSAEYEVLALFLKNKNRVLTRDFILENTKTMDYESIDRSVDVIVGRIRKKIGDDPKEPRYIKSIRGLGYKFAE; encoded by the coding sequence ATGATAAATATACTAATGATTGAAGACGATACAGAGCTTGCCGAGCTTTTGAAAGAATACTTAGCTAAATTTAATATGAAAATTACAAACTTTGAGTCTCCCACAAAAGGCTTGCAGGCACTTGAAAAAACGCACTACGACCTTTTGATACTGGATTTGAGCCTACCTGAGTTAGATGGTATAGATGTGTGCAAAAAAATTGCAAAAAATGCCATCGATATACCCATTATTATATCATCTGCGCGCAGTGATTACTCTGACAAGGTGCTTGCACTGGAGATTGCAGCAGATGACTACCTTGCAAAACCATATAACCCGCGCGAGTTAGTAGCGCGCATACAAGCCCTTTTAAGAAGAGTAAAAAAGCAAAAAAATCAAAAAAACGCAAAAAGCGATTTTTACATTGATGAAAATGAAATGACTATAATGCATAAAGGTAGTAAATTAAACCTCACTTCGGCTGAGTACGAGGTACTAGCGCTGTTTTTAAAAAACAAAAACCGTGTATTAACAAGAGATTTTATTTTAGAAAATACAAAAACTATGGACTATGAAAGCATAGATAGGAGCGTTGATGTAATTGTAGGTCGCATTAGGAAAAAAATCGGAGATGACCCAAAAGAACCTCGCTATATAAAATCCATAAGAGGTCTTGGGTATAAGTTTGCAGAATGA
- the pfkA gene encoding 6-phosphofructokinase, whose product MKRIGVLTSGGDCSGINATLKAIVEEAYKNNIRVTGFLEGYNGLVNDLAIELTPMQVSGILQRGGTILMTSRCEEFMQESGFNKALKTLKEEEIEGLIVIGGDGSLRGAKKLVEAGVLCVGIPESIDNDIYGTDMALGVDTALNIITNAIDIIRDTASSHKRAFVIETMGRESGYLALMSAMASGAEAVLIPEIDYDIDSIMQRLKLEHERGRKYSIIVIAEGVKKTQEVAEKLKVEAEFDTRLTILGHIQRGGNPSVFDRTLGMRMGIRAVQSIINKKSSVIGLQGNDLKNVPFDVVFSNKKVFNDMMLEFARLKSR is encoded by the coding sequence ATGAAGCGCATTGGTGTTTTAACAAGTGGGGGAGATTGCTCGGGAATAAATGCAACACTCAAAGCTATAGTTGAAGAAGCTTATAAAAATAACATAAGAGTAACTGGTTTTTTAGAAGGATACAACGGACTGGTAAACGATCTAGCAATCGAGCTAACGCCCATGCAGGTAAGCGGAATATTACAAAGGGGTGGCACAATATTGATGACATCACGTTGTGAAGAATTTATGCAAGAATCTGGTTTTAACAAAGCATTAAAAACGCTCAAAGAAGAAGAGATAGAAGGCCTAATTGTAATTGGCGGAGATGGTTCTTTGCGCGGCGCAAAAAAATTGGTTGAAGCAGGCGTACTGTGCGTTGGTATACCAGAGTCAATTGATAATGACATATATGGCACAGATATGGCTTTAGGTGTTGATACGGCGCTAAATATTATTACAAATGCCATTGATATCATACGCGATACTGCATCAAGCCATAAGAGGGCGTTTGTTATAGAAACTATGGGCAGAGAAAGTGGCTATTTAGCTTTGATGAGCGCTATGGCTTCTGGCGCTGAGGCTGTCTTAATACCGGAAATTGACTATGATATAGATTCTATTATGCAAAGATTAAAATTAGAGCATGAACGTGGAAGAAAATACAGTATAATTGTTATTGCAGAAGGGGTTAAAAAAACACAAGAGGTAGCAGAAAAGTTAAAAGTTGAAGCTGAATTTGATACCAGACTAACAATTTTGGGCCATATTCAAAGAGGAGGCAACCCAAGCGTATTTGATAGAACGCTTGGTATGAGGATGGGTATTAGAGCCGTACAGTCAATAATAAATAAAAAATCTTCAGTTATTGGTTTACAAGGAAACGATTTAAAAAATGTACCCTTCGATGTGGTTTTTTCTAATAAAAAAGTATTCAATGATATGATGTTGGAGTTTGCTCGCCTAAAGTCTAGATAA
- a CDS encoding Spy/CpxP family protein refolding chaperone, whose amino-acid sequence MKKTVVSALLAATLLGSSFSASFAGGFGAMAAPGGFGTHCSGGLGYNARGGFGYQYMQKELNLTPSQIQQIEQLRQEGFQKFAKQQSNYKMPMYDAIASGSFNKKVFIEESEQNARLRAQDRANHLERFFNILTPQQKQKFVELQKERMQFALKNMENRQQMLQDRINYLKSNVQ is encoded by the coding sequence ATGAAAAAGACAGTTGTTAGCGCACTTTTGGCAGCAACACTATTGGGATCAAGCTTTAGTGCTAGCTTTGCTGGCGGTTTTGGGGCAATGGCTGCACCGGGTGGTTTTGGTACACATTGTTCTGGAGGCTTAGGGTATAATGCAAGAGGCGGCTTTGGCTACCAATACATGCAAAAAGAACTAAACCTAACACCAAGCCAAATTCAGCAAATTGAACAGCTCAGGCAAGAGGGATTTCAAAAATTTGCAAAACAGCAGTCAAACTACAAAATGCCTATGTATGATGCAATAGCTTCTGGGAGTTTCAACAAGAAAGTCTTTATCGAAGAATCAGAGCAAAATGCCAGGCTAAGAGCTCAAGACAGGGCAAACCATCTAGAGCGCTTTTTTAACATTTTAACACCACAGCAGAAACAAAAGTTTGTAGAACTGCAAAAAGAGCGTATGCAGTTTGCCCTAAAAAACATGGAAAACAGACAACAAATGCTGCAAGATAGGATTAATTACCTAAAATCAAATGTTCAATAG
- a CDS encoding CHAD domain-containing protein: MLLYEELDKTILYQLSEIESNFKDLYSKKDAVHDLRVSIRRFFSYIVCLKKYLNIDPKILYSTRFFLKSSNKLRDTETLIEKINLLEPFEYDLKPLMEYLLNEHNQQKLNFQNMLNIYLPDFLLQTRNIIEQKTHHKEKYMNTTFKEALQKALYKQSKKIKKIEPQKNNLHKLRIEYKKYRYILEIFDKVYPESKALEAISKLKWLQDKLGYVQDLNTHISYLQSLKILSLSDTIDALIKTFKSILKQNRKNIILALSFFRFFQISWYHND; encoded by the coding sequence ATGTTGCTTTACGAGGAATTAGATAAAACTATTTTATATCAGCTTTCAGAAATAGAAAGTAACTTTAAAGACCTGTACTCTAAAAAAGATGCAGTGCATGATCTACGCGTGTCAATTAGGCGTTTTTTTTCGTATATTGTGTGTTTAAAAAAATACCTAAATATCGATCCAAAAATACTCTACAGCACAAGGTTTTTTCTTAAATCTTCTAATAAACTTAGAGATACAGAAACATTGATTGAGAAAATTAATTTGCTTGAACCATTTGAATATGATTTAAAGCCACTTATGGAATATTTGCTTAATGAACATAATCAGCAAAAGCTTAATTTTCAAAACATGCTTAATATTTATTTACCTGATTTTCTACTACAAACAAGAAACATAATAGAACAAAAAACTCACCACAAAGAGAAATATATGAATACCACATTTAAAGAGGCATTACAAAAAGCACTTTATAAGCAATCAAAAAAAATTAAAAAAATAGAACCTCAAAAAAATAATTTGCATAAATTGCGCATCGAGTACAAAAAATACAGATACATTTTAGAAATATTCGATAAAGTCTATCCTGAAAGTAAAGCCCTTGAGGCTATTTCAAAACTAAAATGGCTTCAAGATAAATTAGGCTATGTTCAGGATTTAAATACACATATAAGTTATCTTCAATCCCTAAAAATTCTTTCCTTGAGTGATACAATTGACGCACTTATCAAAACTTTTAAAAGTATTTTAAAACAAAACAGAAAAAATATCATTTTGGCATTATCATTTTTTAGATTTTTTCAAATAAGTTGGTACCACAATGACTGA